A stretch of Chelativorans sp. AA-79 DNA encodes these proteins:
- the traA gene encoding Ti-type conjugative transfer relaxase TraA, producing the protein MAITHFTPQIIGRADGRSAVLSAAYRHCAKMEHSAEARTVDYSGKRNLAHEEFVLPADAPKWAREMIAERSVAGAAEAFWNKVETFEKRADAQFAKEFIIALPVELSKAQNVALVRQFVHEQVLGRGQVADWVYHDDPGNPHVHLMTTLRPLTQSGFGAKKVAVIGADGQAVRTKPGKIQYRLWAGEKAEFLEQRQRWLDLQNQHLAFGGFEIRVDGRSYAERGIDLVPTTHIGPGAKAIERRAMREGRGTRLERLASHAAARAVNAERIQARPEIVLDLVSREKSVFDERDIAKVLHRYVDDPGAFQQLLARIVQSPDCLRLESGTVDFATGARLPDKLTTRELIRLEAEMVSRASALAKAKGFGVRKKIVADVFARHDRLSHEQRTAIVHVTSGARIATVVGRAGAGKTTMMRGAREAWEAAGYSVVGGALAGKAAEGLETEAGIPSRTLASWELRWNEGRNRLDGKTVFVLDEAGMVASKQMATFVETVSKAGAKLVLVGDAEQLQPIEAGAAFRAIVERTGYAELETIYRQKDAWMRTASLDLARGNVTAALSAYRGHGMVIGEKLKAQAVESLIASWNREYDPEKSTLILAHLRRDVRELNWLAREKLVERGIVGEGHAFQTEEGTRNFDAGDQIVFLRNEGALGVKNGMIGRVVEAGPGRIVAEIGEGPDRRRVVVEERLYRNLDLGYATTIHKSQGATVDRVKVLASLSLDRHLTYVAMTRHREDLQLFYGARSFQIAGGLDTLLSRRNAKETTLDYAAGTFYRQALSFANSRGLHLMRVARTLARDRLDWMLRHKRRLADLGRKLRAAGARIGLFDTTLSAVQSKKESEPMVKGVTTFSKSISDVAAEKVHAEKEVAKQWEEVSDRFRLVFGDPEAAFRAFRFDAVLADPVTAQERLGKLTREPASIGVLRGREGILASRAERQARREAEANVPALGREIERYLRLREAATRRLEADETALRHRASIDIPALSPAARVVLEKVRDAIDRNDLTAALGFALADRMAKAEIDGFSKTVSERFGERTLLANGARDTDGAEFRKQALGLPAADREKLATAWPIMRAGQQLAAHERTVKALKETEALRQSQRQSQVLK; encoded by the coding sequence GTGGCCATCACGCATTTCACGCCCCAGATCATCGGACGCGCTGACGGGCGCAGTGCCGTTCTGTCGGCCGCCTATCGGCACTGCGCGAAGATGGAGCATTCGGCCGAGGCCAGGACCGTCGACTATTCGGGCAAGCGCAATCTCGCTCACGAGGAATTTGTGCTTCCGGCCGATGCGCCGAAATGGGCCCGCGAAATGATCGCCGAGCGCTCAGTCGCGGGCGCCGCCGAAGCGTTCTGGAACAAGGTCGAGACCTTCGAAAAACGTGCCGACGCGCAGTTTGCCAAGGAATTCATCATCGCCCTGCCGGTGGAGCTGTCGAAGGCGCAGAACGTCGCGCTGGTGCGCCAGTTCGTCCATGAGCAGGTGCTCGGCCGCGGGCAGGTTGCCGACTGGGTCTATCACGACGATCCCGGCAATCCGCATGTCCATCTGATGACGACGCTGCGCCCGCTGACCCAGAGCGGCTTCGGGGCAAAGAAGGTCGCCGTAATCGGTGCTGACGGCCAGGCGGTCCGTACCAAGCCCGGAAAGATCCAATATCGGCTCTGGGCGGGCGAGAAGGCTGAGTTCCTCGAGCAGCGGCAACGCTGGCTCGATCTCCAGAACCAGCACCTCGCATTCGGCGGCTTCGAGATCCGCGTCGACGGACGATCCTATGCGGAGCGCGGCATCGACCTCGTGCCCACGACCCATATCGGCCCGGGCGCAAAGGCGATCGAGCGCAGGGCGATGCGCGAGGGCAGGGGCACCAGGCTCGAACGCCTCGCATCGCATGCGGCTGCGCGTGCGGTGAACGCCGAGCGCATTCAGGCCCGGCCGGAAATCGTGCTCGATCTCGTCAGCCGCGAAAAAAGCGTGTTCGACGAGCGCGACATCGCCAAGGTTCTGCACCGCTATGTCGACGATCCCGGCGCCTTCCAGCAGCTTCTGGCGCGGATCGTTCAAAGCCCAGATTGCCTTCGTCTCGAATCCGGGACGGTCGACTTTGCGACCGGCGCGCGCTTGCCGGACAAGCTCACCACGCGCGAGCTGATCCGCCTTGAAGCGGAGATGGTATCCCGCGCGTCCGCACTCGCGAAGGCGAAGGGGTTCGGCGTCCGGAAGAAGATCGTTGCCGACGTGTTCGCGCGTCATGACCGTCTTTCACACGAGCAGCGCACGGCCATCGTGCACGTGACCTCCGGCGCGCGGATTGCCACCGTTGTCGGCCGCGCCGGCGCCGGCAAGACAACGATGATGCGCGGGGCGCGCGAGGCATGGGAGGCGGCAGGCTACTCCGTGGTCGGGGGCGCGCTGGCCGGCAAGGCGGCCGAGGGCCTCGAGACGGAAGCCGGAATTCCGTCCCGCACCCTGGCGTCCTGGGAGCTGCGGTGGAACGAGGGGCGCAACCGCCTCGATGGTAAGACGGTGTTCGTCTTGGACGAAGCCGGCATGGTCGCCTCGAAGCAGATGGCGACATTTGTCGAGACGGTCTCGAAGGCCGGCGCCAAGCTGGTGCTTGTCGGCGACGCCGAGCAGCTCCAACCGATCGAGGCGGGAGCGGCCTTCCGCGCCATCGTCGAGCGCACCGGCTATGCTGAACTCGAGACGATCTACCGCCAGAAAGACGCCTGGATGCGCACCGCCTCGCTCGATCTGGCGCGCGGCAATGTGACGGCGGCACTCTCGGCCTATCGGGGACATGGTATGGTGATCGGGGAGAAACTCAAGGCTCAGGCGGTCGAGAGTCTGATCGCATCCTGGAACCGCGAATACGATCCCGAGAAATCCACGCTCATCCTCGCCCATCTGCGCCGCGACGTGCGCGAACTCAACTGGCTCGCCCGCGAAAAGCTGGTCGAGCGTGGGATTGTCGGCGAGGGCCACGCGTTCCAGACGGAAGAGGGGACACGGAATTTCGACGCTGGGGATCAGATCGTCTTTCTCAGGAATGAGGGTGCGCTCGGCGTCAAGAACGGGATGATCGGCAGGGTGGTCGAAGCCGGGCCCGGCAGGATCGTCGCCGAAATCGGCGAGGGCCCCGACAGGCGCCGCGTTGTGGTCGAGGAGCGGTTATATCGCAATCTCGATCTCGGCTACGCCACCACGATTCACAAAAGCCAGGGCGCGACTGTCGATCGCGTCAAGGTGCTAGCCTCGCTCTCGCTAGACCGGCATCTCACCTATGTGGCGATGACCCGGCACAGGGAGGATCTCCAGCTCTTTTATGGCGCGCGGTCGTTCCAGATCGCGGGTGGGCTCGACACGCTCCTGTCGCGGCGCAACGCCAAGGAAACCACTCTCGATTATGCCGCCGGAACCTTCTACCGGCAGGCGCTCAGCTTCGCCAACAGCCGCGGCCTTCATCTCATGCGCGTCGCCCGCACACTCGCCCGCGACCGGCTGGACTGGATGCTGCGCCATAAGCGGCGCCTTGCCGATCTCGGCCGCAAGCTCCGCGCCGCTGGCGCCCGCATCGGCCTCTTCGACACCACCCTGTCCGCCGTCCAATCGAAGAAGGAGTCCGAGCCGATGGTCAAGGGCGTGACGACGTTCTCCAAATCCATCTCCGACGTTGCAGCCGAGAAGGTCCATGCGGAAAAGGAGGTCGCAAAACAGTGGGAGGAGGTATCCGACCGGTTCCGTCTGGTGTTCGGCGATCCGGAGGCGGCGTTCCGCGCCTTTCGCTTCGATGCCGTGTTGGCCGATCCCGTAACTGCGCAGGAGCGCCTCGGAAAGCTCACGCGTGAACCCGCCTCTATCGGCGTGTTGCGCGGCCGTGAAGGGATTCTGGCGAGCCGGGCGGAACGGCAGGCGCGGCGCGAGGCCGAGGCGAACGTCCCAGCACTCGGGCGCGAGATTGAGCGCTACCTGCGTTTGCGCGAAGCGGCCACGCGCAGGCTCGAGGCCGACGAAACGGCGCTGCGCCACCGCGCCTCGATCGATATTCCCGCGCTTTCACCCGCTGCGCGAGTCGTGCTCGAAAAGGTGCGCGATGCGATCGACCGCAACGATCTTACGGCAGCGCTTGGGTTCGCGCTGGCCGATCGCATGGCCAAAGCCGAAATCGACGGCTTCAGCAAGACGGTGTCCGAGCGGTTCGGGGAACGCACATTGCTCGCAAACGGCGCGCGCGACACCGACGGCGCCGAGTTCAGGAAGCAAGCCCTCGGCCTGCCCGCCGCCGACCGCGAAAAGCTCGCTACCGCCTGGCCGATCATGCGCGCCGGCCAGCAGCTTGCCGCCCACGAGCGCACGGTGAAGGCGCTCAAAGAGACGGAGGCGCTGCGTCAGAGCCAGCGTCAGTCCCAGGTGCTCAAATGA
- the traG gene encoding Ti-type conjugative transfer system protein TraG, with the protein MTPTKLALLLAPVIIMTGMCLALTGMEHWLASFARAPDARLMLGRIGIAPPYAAAGGTGVVFLFAARGAMPIRHAGWGVVAGTLVVITIAAAREIGRLAAFAATVPPGTSIVEYTDPATVTGAVVAAVAGVFGLRVAMRGNAAFVAAAPRRVRGKRAIHGESDWMTLSAARRLFPEAGGIVVGEACRVDRQAAGGRGFRADDRETWGAGGKSPLLCFDGSFGSSHGLVFAGSGGFKTTSVTVPTALKWGGGLVALDPSNEVAPMVIGHRRKAGRSVFVLDPKEPGTGFNVLDWIGRFGGTKEEDVVAVATWVVTDTARQASIRDDFFRASALQLITVLIADVCLSGHTEKESQHLRQMRANLSEPEPKLRERLQLIYDNSGSAFVKENVAPFIAMTPETFSGVYANAVKETHWLSYPNYAALVSGNSFSTDDLADGETDVFVNLDLKTLEAHPGLARTIIGALANAIYNRDGKVKGRTLFLLDEVARLGYLRILETARDAGRKYGISLLLLFQSIGQMRETYGGRDASSKWFESASWISFAAINDPETADYISRRCGNTTVEVEQLSRTSRMSGSSRTRSRQLSARPLILPEEVLQMRADEQIVFTSGNPPLRCGRAIWFRRDDMFSIVGESRFRASSPVP; encoded by the coding sequence ATGACCCCGACTAAGCTCGCCTTGCTCCTTGCTCCGGTCATCATCATGACGGGTATGTGCCTCGCCCTGACAGGCATGGAACACTGGCTCGCAAGCTTCGCCCGCGCGCCCGACGCGCGCCTGATGCTTGGCCGGATTGGAATCGCTCCTCCCTATGCCGCCGCGGGAGGGACCGGCGTAGTCTTTCTCTTCGCGGCCAGGGGCGCGATGCCGATCCGGCACGCGGGCTGGGGGGTCGTCGCCGGCACGCTGGTGGTGATCACCATCGCTGCGGCCCGCGAGATCGGCCGGCTCGCCGCATTCGCCGCAACGGTGCCTCCAGGCACATCGATCGTCGAATACACCGACCCCGCCACGGTGACAGGGGCGGTCGTTGCGGCGGTCGCCGGCGTGTTCGGTCTGCGCGTCGCCATGCGCGGCAATGCCGCCTTCGTGGCAGCCGCGCCACGCCGCGTCCGGGGCAAACGCGCCATTCATGGGGAGAGCGACTGGATGACCCTCTCTGCGGCCCGGCGCCTCTTTCCAGAGGCCGGTGGCATCGTCGTCGGCGAGGCCTGCCGCGTCGACAGGCAAGCGGCCGGCGGGCGCGGTTTCCGCGCCGACGACCGCGAGACATGGGGTGCTGGGGGAAAGTCGCCGCTGCTGTGCTTCGACGGTTCGTTCGGCTCCTCGCACGGGCTGGTCTTCGCCGGGTCGGGCGGCTTCAAGACCACCTCGGTGACCGTTCCGACGGCGCTCAAATGGGGCGGCGGGCTGGTCGCCCTCGATCCATCAAACGAGGTCGCGCCGATGGTGATCGGGCACCGGCGCAAGGCCGGCCGATCGGTCTTCGTGCTCGACCCGAAGGAGCCGGGCACCGGTTTCAACGTGCTTGACTGGATCGGGCGGTTCGGCGGGACCAAGGAGGAAGACGTGGTGGCGGTCGCCACCTGGGTCGTGACCGACACGGCCCGCCAGGCTTCGATCCGCGACGACTTCTTTCGCGCGTCCGCGCTTCAGCTCATAACCGTGCTGATCGCCGATGTGTGCCTGTCGGGGCATACGGAAAAGGAAAGCCAGCATCTGCGACAGATGCGAGCGAACCTCTCCGAACCCGAGCCCAAGCTGCGTGAGCGGCTTCAGCTGATCTACGACAATTCCGGATCCGCGTTCGTCAAGGAGAACGTGGCGCCGTTCATCGCGATGACGCCCGAGACCTTCTCCGGCGTGTATGCCAATGCGGTCAAGGAGACGCATTGGCTTTCCTATCCGAACTATGCCGCGCTGGTCTCCGGCAACAGCTTCTCGACCGACGATCTGGCGGACGGCGAGACCGACGTCTTCGTCAATCTCGATCTCAAGACGCTCGAGGCGCATCCCGGCTTGGCGCGCACCATCATTGGCGCCCTGGCCAACGCCATCTATAACCGGGATGGCAAGGTGAAAGGCCGCACGCTGTTCCTTCTCGACGAGGTCGCACGGCTTGGATATCTCCGCATCCTCGAGACCGCTCGGGACGCCGGGCGCAAATACGGCATCAGCCTGTTGCTCCTGTTCCAGTCCATTGGCCAGATGCGTGAAACCTACGGTGGGCGGGATGCATCGAGCAAATGGTTCGAGTCCGCTTCGTGGATTTCCTTCGCAGCGATCAACGATCCGGAAACCGCCGATTACATCTCGCGGCGCTGTGGCAACACGACGGTCGAGGTGGAGCAGCTCAGCCGGACCTCGCGCATGTCTGGATCGTCGCGGACGCGCTCGCGGCAGCTCTCCGCGCGACCGCTGATCCTGCCCGAGGAGGTCCTGCAGATGCGCGCCGATGAACAGATCGTGTTCACCTCAGGCAACCCGCCGCTCAGATGCGGCCGCGCCATCTGGTTCCGGCGAGACGATATGTTTTCGATCGTCGGAGAAAGCCGATTCAGGGCAAGTAGCCCCGTCCCGTAA
- a CDS encoding WGR domain-containing protein produces the protein MNDRRLVHLRRIDPSQNMRRFYSLSVQPTLFGGASLVRDWGRIGTRGQSMIETFDTPAEAGDAMLRLERRKRRRGYRDPHFSLSGRRE, from the coding sequence ATGAACGATCGCCGTTTGGTTCATCTTCGCCGCATTGACCCGTCGCAGAACATGCGGCGGTTCTACAGCCTTTCCGTTCAGCCCACATTGTTCGGCGGGGCGTCCCTCGTGCGGGACTGGGGTCGGATCGGAACGCGCGGCCAGTCGATGATCGAAACATTCGACACGCCCGCCGAGGCCGGCGATGCGATGTTGCGGCTCGAACGCAGGAAGCGGCGCCGGGGCTATCGCGACCCGCATTTTTCGCTGAGCGGCAGGCGGGAGTGA
- the traD gene encoding type IV conjugative transfer system coupling protein TraD, protein MRQASQSEARKKDTREKIQLGGLIAKAGLRYEKRALLLGLLIDGASRIRTDEAERSRLMAIGMKAFADDPD, encoded by the coding sequence ATGCGACAGGCAAGCCAGTCAGAGGCGCGCAAGAAGGATACGCGCGAGAAGATCCAACTCGGCGGGCTGATCGCCAAGGCCGGGCTTCGTTATGAGAAGCGCGCTCTCCTGCTCGGCCTGCTGATCGACGGCGCCAGCCGGATCAGGACCGACGAAGCCGAGCGATCGCGCCTGATGGCGATCGGGATGAAGGCGTTCGCCGATGACCCCGACTAA
- the traC gene encoding conjugal transfer protein TraC produces MKKPSSKIREEIARLQEQLKQAETREAERIGRLALKAGLGDIEIEERTLATAFEELAARFRKGSGRASRPASAPVAPGAAQGPSGEA; encoded by the coding sequence ATGAAGAAGCCGTCATCGAAGATCAGGGAAGAAATCGCCAGGCTGCAGGAGCAGCTCAAGCAGGCTGAAACGCGCGAGGCCGAACGCATCGGACGGCTCGCCCTCAAGGCCGGTCTCGGCGATATCGAGATTGAGGAGCGCACGCTCGCAACCGCGTTCGAGGAACTCGCGGCGCGGTTTCGCAAAGGGAGCGGACGGGCGAGCAGGCCCGCGTCCGCGCCGGTCGCGCCTGGCGCGGCTCAGGGGCCGTCTGGCGAGGCTTGA